In a single window of the Rhopalosiphum padi isolate XX-2018 chromosome 1, ASM2088224v1, whole genome shotgun sequence genome:
- the LOC132917174 gene encoding protein obstructor-E gives MNVFWTFSAVLLLKATVIQCQEYSAERSSQCPEQHGEQTYAHPDYCDQFYLCTNGTLTLEQCGNGLLYDGKGAAYHFCNYHWAVDCGNRKAELVPISSPGCEYQFGLFSDGSACSTNYVKCEHGSPYSLPCEPGLAYDDRIKKCNWPDELVDVGCNPADIIGFSCPDKVDPHSVSAKFEPYPRFALPGDAHRLITCVHGHPRLISCGEDSVVDESSLTCVEKGSHYRKRK, from the exons ATGAACGTCTTTTGGACGTTTTCCGCAGTGCTCCTGCTCAAAGCAACAG TGATCCAGTGCCAAGAATACAGCGCGGAAAGATCGTCGCAGTGTCCGGAACAACACGGCGAACAGACGTACGCCCACCCTGATTATTGCGATCAATTTTACCTGTGCACGAACGGCACGTTGACACTGGAACAGTGCGGCAACGGTCTGCTGTATGACGGAAAAGGCGCCGCCTACCACTTCTGCAACTACCACTGGGCCGTCGACTGTGGCAATCGCAAAGCCGAAC TTGTGCCGATCAGTTCTCCCGGATGTGAATACCAGTTCGGTTTGTTCTCGGACGGTTCCGCTTGCAGCACCAACTACGTTAAATGTGAACACGGATCGCCATACTCGCTACCCTGCGAACCTGGCCTAGCTTACGACGACAGGATCAAGAAGTGTAACTGGCCCGATGAGCTCGTTGACGTAGGATGCAACCCAGCAG ACATAATTGGATTCAGCTGCCCGGATAAGGTGGACCCACACTCGGTGTCGGCCAAATTCGAACCTTACCCGAGGTTTGCCCTCCCCGGAGATGCACACAGGCTCATTACGTGCGTGCACGGACATCCAAGGTTGATAAGTTGCGGTGAAGACAGTGTAGTAGATGAATCGTCACTGACATGCGTCGAGAAAGG GTCTCATTACAGAAAGAGAAAGTAG
- the LOC132917044 gene encoding protein obstructor-E-like, translated as MLLHAPTAIAAAFVLFTGLALGQQQNNREFQCPEKPGFYADQIQCDLYYHCSVDGELTEKLCPDGLLFDDTSPTHEKCDTSVNVDCGQRTIQQEPKPSKGCPRANGYYRHWDEGSCDKFVNCVDGVANEMPCPPGLIYDDSTSSCAWSTDSKRQCTTTKKEVLTDGFSCPDGDVVGPNGRILPHPTFAHPDDCQKFYICRNGVIPQYGSCSAGSVYNDVSFKCDEPENVPGCENYYENEDEKKSGKN; from the exons ATGCTTCTGCACGCTCCGACTGCTATCGCTGCTGCGTTTGTTCTATTTAcgg gCTTAGCGCTCGGACAGCAACAGAACAACCGTGAATTTCAATGTCCCGAGAAACCAGGGTTCTACGCCGATCAGATACAATGTGATCTGTACTACCATTGCTCTGTGGACGGCGAACTAACTGAAAAACTCTGCCCCGACGGACTGCTGTTTGACGACACCAGCCCGACTCACGAAAAATGCGATACATCTGTAAACGTAGACTGCGGTCAGAGAACCATTCAGC AGGAACCAAAACCGTCTAAGGGCTGCCCCCGGGCCAACGGTTACTACAGGCATTGGGACGAGGGTTCCTGCGACAAATTCGTCAATTGCGTGGACGGTGTGGCCAACGAGATGCCGTGTCCGCCTGGTCTGATATACGACGATTCAACTAGTTCTTGTGCCTGGTCGACGGACAGCAAGCGGCAATGCACTACGACCAAAaaag AGGTCCTTACCGATGGTTTCTCGTGCCCTGACGGTGACGTGGTTGGTCCCAACGGTAGAATCTTACCTCATCCGACATTTGCCCACCCCGATGACTGTCAGAAGTTCTACATCTGCAGGAACGGTGTCATCCCGCAATACGGTAGCTGCTCCGCAGGTTCTGTGTACAACGACGTATCGTTCAAGTGTGACGAACCGGAAAACGTACCCGGATG tgaaaattattaCGAAAACGAAGACGAGAAGAAGAGCGGAAAAAACTAA
- the LOC132917752 gene encoding protein obstructor-E-like, with protein sequence MSLSIVLCTIVIGISHFTNGQFQCPKKNGQYEDPVQCDKFYECKDGVVTEKLCPDGLVFDPLNRKVNKCDQPFSVDCGERTELQTPQPNYLCPRRNGYFAHPDEKVCNIFYNCIEGDGTEIVCPNGLHFDEYAGSCAWPATAGRTGCNESDDMKLKDGFTCPKDKTHNSRGQNVAHPVFAHPDDCQKFYVCLNGITPREQGCSTGEVFNEESQKCDQPENVPGCENWYKDDPQVQQQQQNKNKKQ encoded by the exons ATGAGTCTCTCAATAGTATTGTGTACGATAGTTATTGGAATATCCCATTTTACAA ATGGTCAGTTCCAATGTCCCAAGAAGAACGGTCAGTACGAGGACCCAGTGCAATGTGATAAATTCTACGAGTGCAAAGACGGTGTGGTCACAGAAAAACTATGCCCGGATGGGTTAGTATTCGACCCACTGAACAGGAAGGTGAACAAATGCGACCAGCCATTCAGCGTGGACTGTGGCGAACGAACTGAACTCC AAACCCCGCAGCCCAACTATTTGTGTCCTAGGCGTAACGGATACTTTGCGCACCCGGACGAAAAAGTGTGCAACATATTCTACAACTGTATCGAAGGTGACGGCACAGAAATCGTGTGCCCCAATGGATTACATTTCGATGAATACGCGGGCTCGTGTGCCTGGCCCGCCACAGCCGGCAGGACTGGTTGCAACGAATCGGACGACA TGAAATTGAAAGATGGCTTCACATGCCCCAAAGACAAGACCCATAACAGCCGAGGCCAAAACGTGGCGCACCCTGTGTTCGCCCACCCAGACGACTGTCAAAAGTTCTACGTGTGCCTCAACGGCATCACTCCCCGGGAACAGGGCTGTTCGACCGGCGAAGTATTTAACGAAGAGTCGCAAAAGTGTGACCAACCCGAGAACGTGCCCGGATG CGAAAATTGGTACAAAGACGACCCACAAGTGCAACAGCAGCAACAGAACAAGAACAAAAAACAATAG
- the LOC132932193 gene encoding protein obstructor-E → MDVRLVAIILCHIALLSGQSTGGRKRPPTTTTVAPRHRPTAVIEDEDLADQLQQESECPEPNGFFADASQCDKYYACSDNKITEKLCPDGMVFNDYSSQQEKCDLPLNIDCSQRPALQPPQPAEHCPRQNGYFAHENPKICDKFYYCVDGKFNAITCPGGLVYNEKSGICTWPDEAKKKGCSSQDVFNFRCPNVTSDIALQHPRYANPEDCQFFYVCVNGDTPRRNGCKMGQVFNEASGKCDWPRNVPECADWYKGVLTDEELYNLENPKPKETSKEKEAAAASRRKPSRPSTTKRTVVEDDE, encoded by the exons AGAAAACGGCCGCCTACCACGACTACGGTGGCACCCCGTCATCGACCGACCGCCGTTATTGAGGACGAAGATTTGGCCGATCAGCTACAGCAGGAGAGCGAGTGTCCAGAGCCGAACGGTTTCTTCGCGGACGCCAGCCAATGCGACAAATACTACGCGTGCTCGGATAACAAGATCACCGAGAAGCTGTGTCCGGACGGCATGGTGTTCAACGATTACAGCTCGCAGCAAGAGAAGTGTGACCTTCCATTGAACATCGACTGTTCACAAAGGCCCGCCTTGC aGCCACCTCAACCAGCCGAACATTGTCCTAGACAAAATGGTTATTTTGCGCATGAGAATCCAAAAATTTGTGACAAATTTTATTACTGCGTGGACGGTAAATTTAACGCGATCACGTGTCCGGGTGGTTTAGTGTACAACGAAAAATCTGGCATTTGCACGTGGCCAGATGAAGCCAAGAAAAAAGGATGCTCGTCgcaag atgTATTCAATTTCCGATGTCCCAATGTGACTTCTGATATTGCGCTACAACATCCCAGATATGCAAATCCCGAAGACtgtcaatttttttatgtttgtgtcAACGGCGACACGCCAAGGAGAAATGGCTGCAAAATGGGACAGGTGTTCAACGAAGCGTCGGGAAAATGTGATTGGCCGAGAAATGTTCCCGAgtg TGCCGATTGGTATAAAGGCGTATTGACAGACGAAGAACTTTACAATCTCGAGAATCCAAAACCCAAAGAAACATCAAAGGAGAaagaggcggcggcggcgagcaGACGAAAGCCATCAAGACCATCAACTACAAAACGTACTGTCGTAGAAGACGATGAATGA